One region of Thiorhodovibrio frisius genomic DNA includes:
- a CDS encoding NHLP bacteriocin system secretion protein produces the protein MGQEIFRKSALERLSSPEQLDRLVTVVSPKNWVALIAIAVLLAAVVVWGILGALPTLVKGNGILISSGGQITTIQAPASGTLTEILVDLGQEVEAEQVLARISQTDAMQRLRSAKGLLEDRQRTLAELEQQFAEALRLKRANMALRREALEDQMQAGVKRTEFLRERLANQQSLEKRGLAARDEIETTRDELNQVEQKTAQVRTEIAKIEAEELDLLTSQANERRRAEEAVHEAERQIRELEANLAESTVVTSPARGIVAEVKINPGARVAEGQSLFSVQSGGQSLELILYVPPQDGKRVKPGMPAQVSPATARQEEFGTIKARVDWVSDFPASIAGMRAVLGSDELAKTFAPAGPPYVARVKLERAQDSVSGYRWTSRKGARLPLSAGTLCSAEITIEKRAPITLVIPLLRELTGIY, from the coding sequence ATGGGACAAGAGATTTTTCGCAAATCGGCGCTTGAGCGCCTGTCTTCCCCCGAGCAGCTCGATCGGCTAGTCACCGTGGTCAGCCCCAAGAATTGGGTGGCACTGATCGCCATCGCCGTGTTGCTGGCGGCGGTTGTGGTCTGGGGTATCCTTGGCGCCTTGCCGACCCTGGTCAAGGGCAACGGCATTCTGATCAGCAGCGGTGGGCAGATCACCACCATTCAGGCCCCGGCGTCCGGCACCCTCACTGAAATCCTGGTGGACCTCGGCCAGGAGGTGGAAGCCGAACAGGTGCTCGCGCGGATTTCCCAGACCGACGCCATGCAACGTCTGCGCAGCGCCAAGGGACTGCTCGAGGATCGCCAGCGCACCCTGGCGGAATTGGAGCAGCAGTTCGCCGAAGCGCTGCGGCTCAAACGCGCCAACATGGCGCTGCGGCGCGAGGCATTGGAGGATCAGATGCAGGCGGGCGTCAAACGCACCGAATTCCTGCGCGAGCGCCTTGCCAACCAGCAATCGCTTGAAAAACGCGGCCTGGCCGCGCGCGATGAGATTGAAACCACCCGCGACGAGCTGAATCAAGTCGAGCAGAAGACTGCGCAGGTGCGCACCGAGATCGCCAAGATCGAGGCCGAGGAGCTTGATTTGCTGACATCGCAGGCGAATGAACGCCGCCGCGCCGAGGAGGCCGTGCATGAAGCCGAGCGCCAGATCCGGGAGCTCGAGGCGAACCTGGCCGAGAGCACGGTCGTCACCTCTCCCGCGCGCGGCATTGTTGCCGAGGTGAAGATCAACCCGGGTGCCCGCGTGGCCGAGGGACAGTCCTTGTTCTCGGTGCAATCCGGTGGCCAGTCGCTCGAGCTGATTCTTTATGTGCCACCCCAGGACGGCAAGCGGGTCAAGCCGGGCATGCCCGCGCAGGTCTCGCCCGCCACGGCCAGGCAAGAGGAATTCGGCACCATCAAGGCCAGGGTGGACTGGGTTTCGGACTTTCCCGCCTCCATCGCTGGCATGCGCGCCGTGCTCGGCAGTGACGAGCTCGCCAAGACCTTCGCGCCCGCCGGCCCGCCCTATGTGGCGCGGGTCAAGCTCGAGCGAGCCCAGGACAGCGTCAGCGGTTACCGCTGGACCTCGCGCAAGGGCGCGCGGCTGCCACTCTCCGCCGGCACCCTGTGCAGCGCCGAGATCACCATTGAGAAGCGCGCGCCCATCACACTGGTCATTCCGCTGCTGCGTGAATTGACGGGTATCTACTAA
- a CDS encoding radical SAM/SPASM domain-containing protein → MIDHIKLLIEQGIVDVCNPGQTLVDEQRYRQTQSRFVDLVQWSITGKCNLRCRHCFMEAPNAKYGELSTKECLRIVDQLDEANVGRVSITGGEPFVRKDFLHIIDSLQAKEIILAQLYTNGVLLNDAMLTEFERRQSKPTLILSFDGIGTHDWVRGLSGTEKRVIDVITRAVEAGFQVSIETAVYKENLDRLMATYDLMQNLGVVAWKVSAMANAGAWRREGGHRDASQQALFDTYLELAAHHHRDGAPFELALGGLYYGPKGSSLWMSPFNKFSGQADAAKQTACQSCRLHPYIMADGRLLPCIPMTGSLVEQDMPRLTETTLSRALRGSAYFDRIDTRLDQVFANNRGCRSCAHRFKCGGGCRAAAMTAGTDYFGADPDACFFFRNGYDEKLARKLKSSPASPMEIAQARHAASLSKAPATSTSARIDGGQPPASERRTGIAVEPPTPGLPVSSKARPDRMAAGV, encoded by the coding sequence TTGATCGACCATATCAAGTTGCTCATTGAGCAAGGAATTGTTGATGTTTGCAATCCGGGTCAGACATTAGTCGATGAGCAGCGCTATCGCCAAACACAGTCGCGCTTTGTTGACTTGGTGCAGTGGTCCATTACAGGTAAGTGTAACCTACGTTGCCGACATTGCTTCATGGAAGCACCAAATGCCAAATATGGCGAACTTTCTACGAAAGAATGTTTGCGCATCGTTGATCAACTTGACGAAGCCAATGTTGGCCGGGTTTCCATCACTGGCGGCGAACCTTTTGTTAGAAAAGATTTTTTGCACATTATCGATTCCTTGCAAGCCAAAGAGATTATTCTGGCCCAGCTTTATACAAATGGCGTTCTTCTTAACGATGCCATGCTCACTGAATTCGAGCGGCGTCAGTCAAAACCGACGCTGATCTTGAGCTTCGACGGAATAGGCACCCACGATTGGGTAAGAGGGCTTTCTGGAACGGAAAAAAGAGTGATCGATGTGATTACCCGAGCCGTTGAAGCTGGCTTTCAGGTGAGTATCGAAACAGCCGTCTACAAAGAAAACCTTGATCGCCTAATGGCGACTTATGACCTTATGCAAAACCTCGGAGTCGTCGCTTGGAAAGTGTCAGCGATGGCGAATGCCGGTGCTTGGAGGCGCGAAGGCGGCCACAGGGATGCTTCTCAGCAAGCGCTTTTTGACACCTATCTGGAACTGGCCGCGCATCATCACCGCGACGGGGCGCCTTTCGAGTTGGCGCTTGGTGGGCTGTATTACGGCCCCAAGGGTAGTTCACTGTGGATGAGCCCCTTTAACAAGTTTTCCGGGCAGGCGGACGCCGCCAAACAAACAGCCTGCCAAAGCTGCCGCCTTCACCCTTACATCATGGCCGATGGCCGGCTGTTGCCCTGCATTCCCATGACGGGTTCGCTGGTGGAGCAAGACATGCCGCGGCTAACCGAGACCACGCTGTCGCGGGCCTTGCGTGGCTCGGCCTATTTCGACAGGATCGATACGCGGCTGGACCAAGTTTTCGCCAATAACCGCGGCTGCCGGTCATGCGCGCACCGGTTCAAGTGCGGGGGCGGTTGCCGGGCCGCCGCCATGACTGCGGGCACGGACTATTTCGGTGCCGACCCGGACGCCTGTTTTTTCTTCCGCAACGGGTATGATGAAAAGCTCGCGCGCAAGCTGAAATCAAGCCCCGCTTCCCCCATGGAGATCGCCCAGGCGCGCCATGCCGCGAGCCTCTCCAAGGCACCGGCGACGTCCACCAGCGCGCGAATCGACGGCGGTCAGCCACCCGCGAGCGAGCGCCGAACCGGAATCGCCGTTGAACCTCCCACGCCTGGCCTTCCGGTATCATCCAAAGCTCGACCGGACAGGATGGCGGCGGGCGTATAG
- a CDS encoding Nif11 family protein — MASELRYQLATESIKLKIEGGLMANPSVGAFYEAVVKDETKKEQLIKLGEAHSPREMDKQQILDFLDKHMVPLAKEMGFEITANDIFSFSYELPKESDSGKLSKEELDAVAGGASIYVGSFCLGIGATFIAAGSKLCFGFGT, encoded by the coding sequence GTGGCTTCCGAGCTACGCTATCAGCTCGCGACCGAGTCAATCAAACTGAAAATAGAGGGGGGCCTTATGGCAAATCCAAGCGTCGGTGCTTTTTATGAAGCAGTGGTAAAAGACGAAACCAAAAAGGAACAGCTAATCAAACTAGGCGAAGCCCATTCCCCGAGAGAAATGGACAAACAGCAAATACTCGATTTTCTGGATAAGCATATGGTTCCGCTTGCGAAAGAAATGGGTTTTGAAATAACCGCCAACGATATATTCTCCTTCTCCTATGAGCTTCCCAAAGAAAGCGACAGCGGCAAATTATCCAAGGAAGAGCTTGACGCGGTCGCGGGCGGAGCTTCAATCTATGTTGGGAGTTTCTGCCTTGGTATCGGCGCGACTTTCATCGCCGCAGGCTCGAAATTATGCTTTGGTTTCGGCACCTAA
- a CDS encoding helix-turn-helix domain-containing protein — MDHIPETAHTSTTDPATSPRQSRVPQTRHAAAPTRIARADFAEKYPGLASRELAFIDASQAADAQSWVPITYRQISPGQFSGRMDMVDFNNVTVVHEQHHQSVNKSGALPPGQCTLSFIDRGHHDARFSQFVIAGEDLAFFQPEQHEFDILMPGGHTNTYARIDQNTLIRDLHILDAALADRLGASRSLQSLGTVGKARLERVMHQILTVGKAPGTGRGGADPAGLHAILKEQILLAITASGPRHSGDAPRLHGRRRAWRIARAAREFMEDCLNRGITPGMLDLCAHLHVSERTLRYVFNEQMGCPPATYLRRLRLNGARAELLAPGAATTSVTAVATRWGFLQMGHFSRDYRALFHEKPSLTLARALSA, encoded by the coding sequence ATGGATCACATACCTGAAACCGCGCACACGAGCACAACTGACCCGGCCACATCGCCGCGCCAGAGCCGCGTCCCGCAAACGCGCCACGCCGCCGCCCCGACAAGAATCGCTCGCGCGGATTTCGCCGAGAAATACCCTGGACTGGCCTCGCGCGAGCTTGCCTTTATCGATGCGTCGCAAGCCGCCGACGCTCAGTCCTGGGTCCCCATCACCTACCGCCAAATCAGCCCCGGCCAGTTCAGCGGCCGCATGGACATGGTCGACTTTAACAATGTCACTGTGGTTCATGAACAGCACCATCAAAGCGTCAACAAATCCGGCGCTCTCCCGCCCGGGCAATGCACCCTGTCGTTCATTGATCGCGGTCATCACGACGCGCGATTTTCCCAGTTTGTCATCGCTGGCGAGGACCTGGCTTTCTTCCAACCCGAACAGCACGAGTTCGACATCCTGATGCCAGGCGGTCACACCAACACTTACGCGCGCATCGACCAAAACACGCTGATCCGCGACCTGCATATCCTGGATGCCGCGCTTGCCGATCGCTTGGGCGCTAGCCGCTCACTGCAATCCCTGGGCACGGTCGGCAAGGCTCGGCTGGAAAGGGTCATGCACCAGATTCTCACGGTTGGGAAGGCGCCAGGAACGGGTCGCGGTGGGGCAGACCCGGCTGGACTGCACGCCATCCTGAAGGAGCAAATACTGCTCGCGATCACTGCCTCTGGCCCGCGGCACTCGGGCGACGCGCCCCGCCTGCACGGTCGCCGACGTGCCTGGCGGATCGCGCGGGCGGCGCGCGAGTTCATGGAGGACTGCCTCAACCGGGGCATAACCCCTGGAATGCTGGACCTGTGCGCGCATCTTCATGTCTCGGAGCGCACCCTGCGCTACGTTTTCAACGAGCAAATGGGATGCCCACCGGCAACCTACCTGCGTCGACTGCGCTTGAACGGCGCGCGCGCCGAGCTGCTTGCTCCCGGCGCCGCGACCACCTCGGTGACGGCAGTAGCGACCCGCTGGGGCTTCCTGCAAATGGGGCATTTTTCCCGGGATTATCGCGCGCTTTTTCACGAAAAGCCCTCACTCACCCTGGCGCGCGCGCTCAGCGCCTGA